One region of Thiorhodovibrio frisius genomic DNA includes:
- a CDS encoding KpsF/GutQ family sugar-phosphate isomerase produces MSVSIESSEQIAGIHDVDCASVKAPEGLPDYAAIAREVFRIEAEAVAGLAAHVDGAFSSAVAAILASSGRTIVCGIGKSGIIGKKISATLASTGTPSFFMHPAEACHGDLGMVDGNDTLIAISHSGETEELLRLLPFLRDNGNCTIALTGNTRSTLARQVDHHLWVHVAREACPLQLAPTASTTATLAMGDALAVALMRARRFQAHHFARFHPGGSLGRRMLGLVRDEMCADNLPFIKPDALAAELVATMSSGRLGLAIVSQDGTTAEGVITDGDLRRALETNQEGFFRSRARDMMTTNPVLIGPDSRMSAAMELMAERRITSLVVVDDTGILGVVQK; encoded by the coding sequence ATGAGCGTCAGCATAGAAAGCTCCGAGCAAATTGCGGGTATTCATGATGTGGACTGCGCGAGCGTGAAGGCGCCAGAGGGGTTGCCAGATTACGCCGCAATCGCGCGGGAAGTCTTTCGCATCGAGGCCGAAGCCGTGGCTGGGCTTGCGGCCCATGTCGATGGTGCATTCAGCTCCGCCGTAGCGGCCATTCTTGCCAGCTCCGGGCGCACCATCGTCTGCGGCATTGGTAAGTCCGGAATTATTGGCAAGAAAATCTCCGCCACCCTGGCTAGTACGGGCACGCCGTCATTTTTCATGCACCCGGCCGAGGCATGTCATGGCGACCTCGGCATGGTCGATGGCAACGATACCTTAATTGCCATCTCTCACTCCGGAGAGACCGAGGAGCTTTTGCGCCTGCTCCCCTTTCTGCGAGACAATGGCAATTGCACCATTGCGCTGACCGGTAATACCCGCTCGACTCTTGCGCGTCAGGTCGATCATCATCTTTGGGTGCATGTGGCGCGCGAGGCCTGCCCCTTGCAGCTTGCCCCTACGGCTTCCACCACCGCAACCCTGGCGATGGGGGATGCGCTGGCCGTCGCCCTGATGCGGGCGCGTCGCTTTCAGGCGCATCACTTCGCGCGCTTTCATCCGGGCGGCAGTCTGGGGCGGCGCATGCTTGGCCTGGTGCGCGATGAAATGTGCGCTGACAATCTGCCCTTTATCAAGCCGGATGCCCTGGCCGCCGAACTGGTGGCCACCATGAGTAGCGGCCGGCTCGGCTTGGCGATAGTGAGTCAGGATGGCACCACGGCCGAGGGCGTGATCACCGATGGCGATCTGCGCCGCGCACTCGAGACCAATCAGGAAGGTTTTTTCCGCTCGCGGGCGCGTGACATGATGACCACTAATCCTGTGCTGATCGGCCCCGACAGCCGCATGAGCGCGGCGATGGAGCTGATGGCAGAGCGGCGCATCACCTCGCTGGTGGTCGTGGACGACACCGGCATTCTTGGCGTGGTTCAGAAGTAA
- a CDS encoding retropepsin-like aspartic protease family protein, which translates to MQEPLPSSKDLPARLGQIMFFAAWIVGLALLGLFFQQYLDGEDNPNRNLQVTTSSDGRAQVVLKPNRLGHYVAPGTINGTPVTFLVDTGASAVALPLELARQLALPLKAGGRSKTANGIVDTWTTRIDRLTIGGLSAQNIHAVVMPNMPGHEVLLGMTFLRRVDLLQRDDVLTLHAPR; encoded by the coding sequence ATGCAAGAGCCGCTGCCGAGCTCCAAGGATCTGCCCGCGCGTCTGGGCCAGATCATGTTCTTTGCCGCCTGGATTGTCGGGCTGGCACTGCTGGGATTGTTTTTTCAGCAATATCTTGACGGCGAGGACAACCCCAATCGGAATCTGCAAGTCACGACCAGCAGCGATGGGCGCGCCCAAGTGGTCTTGAAACCCAACCGTTTGGGCCATTATGTCGCGCCCGGCACCATCAACGGAACGCCTGTCACCTTTCTGGTCGATACCGGCGCGAGCGCTGTCGCCCTGCCGCTTGAGCTTGCACGCCAACTCGCGCTGCCACTGAAAGCGGGCGGGCGTAGCAAGACCGCCAACGGCATTGTCGACACATGGACCACACGCATCGACCGCCTCACCATCGGCGGCCTGAGCGCGCAGAACATCCATGCGGTGGTCATGCCCAACATGCCTGGACACGAAGTACTGCTCGGCATGACGTTTCTGCGCCGGGTAGATTTGCTACAGCGCGACGATGTGCTGACCCTGCACGCCCCGCGTTAA
- a CDS encoding response regulator: MNLAKKMVLVVDDFQNMRSTLRQMLMSIGFEHITPVATGEDALAALRARRFDIVLCDYNLGEGIDGQQLLDQARAEGAINLATVFVMVTAENSNEMVMGALEFTPDAYVSKPFTKDLLGARLGRALRRREPLIPVASALSKQGPAVAVEALDLLLNQTQPNRLELLRIRAELAFSMGDLEGAEATCGEAMADKPLAWALTRRGQIAEARGDAAAAAALYRESIALTAHYMPAHDQLAALCERQGRAQEALEVLVAALERSPKSLRRQRSLARLATRLKRDELAGPAWERAIHFARQMGLPDAADYLGLIRVLVARGDMREARLRIKTMARRCAGDLQLGYWDLAARMLCLPLSDGAGLNALLAELDALLEKGPVPKRAGAALAEAVASTGELARYPALATLRDQEIDP; this comes from the coding sequence ATGAATCTGGCCAAAAAAATGGTATTGGTAGTCGATGATTTTCAGAACATGCGCAGCACGCTGCGGCAGATGCTGATGTCGATCGGCTTTGAACATATCACGCCGGTGGCCACCGGGGAGGATGCGCTAGCGGCGCTGCGCGCCAGGCGCTTCGACATTGTGTTGTGCGACTACAACCTGGGCGAGGGGATTGACGGACAGCAGTTGCTCGATCAGGCGCGCGCCGAGGGAGCGATCAATCTTGCCACCGTTTTTGTGATGGTCACGGCCGAAAACTCCAACGAGATGGTCATGGGTGCGCTCGAATTCACCCCAGACGCATATGTCTCCAAGCCCTTCACGAAAGATTTGCTGGGCGCGCGTCTTGGGCGCGCGCTGCGCCGGCGCGAACCCCTGATTCCGGTGGCGAGCGCGCTGAGCAAACAGGGCCCGGCCGTCGCCGTCGAGGCGCTTGATCTGCTCCTGAACCAAACCCAGCCCAACCGCCTGGAATTGCTGCGCATACGCGCCGAGCTGGCGTTTTCCATGGGCGATCTCGAGGGAGCCGAGGCCACTTGTGGCGAGGCCATGGCCGATAAGCCTCTGGCCTGGGCGCTGACCCGGCGCGGGCAGATTGCCGAGGCGCGAGGCGATGCCGCAGCTGCTGCGGCCTTGTATCGGGAGTCTATTGCGCTGACGGCGCACTACATGCCTGCGCATGATCAGCTGGCCGCGTTATGCGAGCGGCAGGGGCGCGCGCAAGAGGCGCTTGAGGTGTTGGTCGCCGCCTTGGAGCGCTCACCAAAGTCCCTGCGACGCCAGCGCAGCCTGGCGCGGCTGGCGACCCGCCTGAAGCGCGATGAGCTGGCCGGGCCGGCATGGGAGCGCGCGATTCACTTCGCGCGGCAGATGGGCCTGCCGGATGCCGCCGATTATCTGGGCCTGATCCGGGTGCTGGTCGCGCGCGGCGACATGCGTGAGGCGCGGTTGCGCATTAAGACCATGGCGCGGCGCTGCGCCGGGGACCTGCAACTCGGATACTGGGATCTGGCCGCCAGAATGCTCTGTCTGCCACTTAGCGACGGCGCTGGCCTGAATGCCCTGCTGGCAGAGCTTGACGCCTTGCTCGAGAAAGGGCCTGTGCCCAAGCGCGCTGGCGCTGCCTTGGCCGAGGCCGTGGCCAGCACCGGAGAGCTGGCGCGTTATCCTGCGCTAGCGACCCTGCGCGATCAGGAGATTGACCCATGA
- a CDS encoding sensor histidine kinase — translation MSGLDFSAVLAIGIHDMKNSLNRVLSAVDELSGCQSSGCTGATESLMQLQYEARRMKDNLTKLLTIYRHDHDLYQPNFSEINLFELLEDAWLNNKSLIDQRKLHCDIDCDPDLNWTLDAYLVSSLIENVLTNTMRYTQAVVCLSARRDGDWLYLSVDDDGPGFPAAMLGRRNLQDSAAPDARLGNTGLGLHFCALVAERHCTPDGARGLIELSNAGPLGGGHFELKLPAIG, via the coding sequence ATGAGCGGGCTCGACTTCAGTGCCGTGCTGGCCATTGGCATTCACGACATGAAAAACTCCCTGAACCGGGTGCTGAGCGCGGTGGACGAGCTGTCAGGCTGCCAAAGTAGTGGGTGCACGGGTGCAACAGAATCGCTGATGCAACTCCAGTACGAAGCGCGGCGGATGAAAGACAATCTAACCAAATTGCTGACCATCTATCGCCATGATCATGACCTGTACCAACCCAACTTTTCTGAGATCAATTTGTTTGAGCTGCTCGAGGACGCTTGGCTCAACAATAAATCACTGATTGATCAGCGCAAGCTGCACTGTGATATCGACTGTGATCCGGACCTGAACTGGACTCTCGACGCCTATCTCGTGAGCTCCTTGATTGAAAATGTGCTGACTAACACTATGCGCTATACTCAAGCAGTGGTTTGCCTGAGCGCGCGTCGGGATGGTGACTGGCTCTATCTGAGTGTGGATGACGATGGGCCCGGTTTTCCTGCCGCCATGCTTGGGCGGCGCAACCTGCAAGATAGTGCCGCGCCCGACGCCAGACTCGGCAACACCGGACTGGGCCTGCACTTCTGTGCCCTGGTCGCCGAGCGCCACTGCACGCCCGACGGCGCTCGCGGGCTCATAGAGCTCAGTAACGCCGGGCCGCTGGGTGGCGGGCATTTTGAGCTCAAGTTGCCCGCTATTGGGTAG
- a CDS encoding diguanylate cyclase: MSRQDYRILIVDDEPANIYLLSRMLGDSYRIVEARGGEEALAIARGPDKPALILLDVMMPEVDGFEVCRRLKADDETKDIIVIFVTAIGDSAAEEVGLNLGAADYITKPISLPIVRARVRNQINMRLKADMLEAMSYIDGLTHVYNRRKFDTLLHKEWQRARHSGKPLGLIMIDFDHFKALNDHYGHGAGDICLQQGAAALGGALKRQSDLLARYGGEEFVALLPETDLEGARLTAEAMRAAVKALGLEHKYSSAAGHVTVSLGVAAVNADGEHAATYLLELADRALNRAKASGRDRAVLMDEAMDAELNAGDIAAPRRSDDALARAEARAESVGEAQDLVSTDVGASDYVSERRRYGATSGDRKFLPQAEAVLHALNALYLLPLSAELHAELDSLHYAASDLLSRLDVEGVGMQEEPEIPAAFVPETAVPQTLEAISQGQFPGQAGTFGDLLPTQAQADSANAECFDVAEMMRRLGQDQEIAELTIQQFLADAPVRVAEIRAARDAEQLDQLHFKAHSLKGLSGAVSALRLQALAGKIEKSATILTAAALMEDLEQEYAQLEPLLRAQLDSFSGSG; encoded by the coding sequence GTGAGCAGGCAGGATTACCGCATACTGATCGTCGATGATGAACCGGCGAATATTTATCTGCTCTCGCGCATGCTGGGCGACAGCTACCGCATTGTCGAGGCACGCGGTGGCGAGGAGGCGTTGGCCATCGCCCGGGGCCCCGACAAGCCGGCCTTGATTCTGCTCGACGTGATGATGCCAGAGGTCGACGGCTTCGAGGTGTGTCGGCGGCTTAAGGCCGATGATGAGACCAAAGATATTATCGTCATTTTCGTTACCGCCATTGGCGACAGCGCGGCGGAAGAAGTCGGGCTGAATCTGGGCGCAGCAGATTACATCACCAAACCTATCAGTCTGCCGATCGTGCGCGCGCGGGTGCGCAACCAGATTAACATGCGTCTGAAGGCGGACATGCTTGAGGCCATGTCCTACATCGACGGCCTGACACACGTCTACAACAGGCGCAAGTTCGACACTCTATTGCATAAGGAGTGGCAGCGCGCGCGTCACAGTGGCAAGCCGCTGGGCCTGATCATGATCGACTTCGATCATTTCAAAGCGCTGAACGACCACTACGGCCATGGTGCCGGGGATATCTGTCTTCAACAGGGGGCTGCGGCACTCGGCGGCGCGCTCAAGCGCCAGAGCGACCTGCTCGCGCGCTATGGCGGCGAGGAATTTGTCGCTCTGCTCCCGGAGACCGATCTGGAAGGTGCCAGGTTGACGGCCGAGGCCATGCGCGCGGCGGTCAAGGCGCTTGGCCTGGAGCACAAATACTCCTCGGCGGCGGGGCATGTCACCGTCAGTTTGGGGGTGGCGGCCGTCAACGCCGATGGTGAGCATGCGGCGACCTATCTGCTGGAACTGGCCGACCGTGCTCTGAATCGCGCCAAGGCGAGCGGTCGTGATCGGGCGGTGCTGATGGATGAGGCCATGGATGCCGAACTCAACGCCGGGGACATCGCCGCGCCCCGGCGCTCGGACGATGCCCTGGCCAGGGCAGAGGCAAGGGCAGAAAGCGTCGGCGAGGCCCAGGACCTGGTGTCAACGGATGTCGGTGCCAGCGATTATGTCTCGGAGCGTCGTCGCTATGGTGCGACCTCGGGCGACCGCAAATTCCTGCCGCAAGCCGAAGCGGTGCTGCATGCGCTGAACGCCCTTTATCTGTTGCCGTTGAGCGCCGAGCTGCATGCGGAACTCGACAGCCTTCATTATGCGGCGAGCGATCTACTCAGTCGACTCGATGTTGAAGGCGTGGGCATGCAGGAGGAGCCGGAGATTCCGGCTGCGTTCGTGCCAGAAACGGCCGTTCCTCAAACACTCGAAGCCATCTCCCAGGGGCAGTTTCCGGGGCAGGCGGGAACTTTTGGCGATCTTCTGCCCACGCAGGCGCAAGCAGATAGCGCAAATGCGGAGTGCTTTGATGTCGCGGAGATGATGCGTCGCCTTGGGCAAGACCAGGAAATTGCCGAACTGACCATCCAACAGTTTCTGGCCGATGCGCCGGTGCGCGTCGCCGAGATACGCGCGGCACGGGACGCGGAGCAACTTGATCAGCTGCATTTCAAGGCGCACAGCCTTAAAGGTCTGTCTGGTGCGGTGTCGGCGCTGCGCTTGCAGGCACTCGCTGGGAAGATCGAGAAGTCAGCCACAATCCTGACCGCAGCCGCGTTGATGGAAGATCTCGAGCAGGAATACGCCCAGCTCGAACCCCTGTTGCGCGCGCAACTTGATTCGTTTTCTGGGTCTGGGTGA
- a CDS encoding PAS domain-containing sensor histidine kinase has translation MNDTTDPESPTALSQRMLQVVNATPVGVCITNSQGIFEFVNPAYCRFYGYRPDELLGQHFTMVVPPENKSLMRELHDRFIAGHNEVRGEWEVLDRDGNTKQIMADATHIRGNDGQPRKVTFIMDITERIRHERMREDVERLMRHDLRTPLNAIINIPALICEDANVSDEQRELLDIVERSARTMVEMIDASLNLYKLEAGSYPLQGEPLDLLELLSRVLVDCERATARRGQQGQLLLGDRPVTSTDRCSLRGEPLLYYNLFANLTKNAFEATPTDGQISLRVMCRSNGARVEIHNQGCIPAEIQPKFFDKYVTQGKSTGNGLGTYSARLIVDAVGGSIGFHSSEDTGTLLWVELPDDSCRADSAG, from the coding sequence ATGAACGACACCACCGACCCAGAGTCTCCCACCGCGCTGAGCCAGCGCATGCTGCAAGTGGTCAACGCCACGCCCGTGGGAGTGTGCATTACCAATTCACAGGGGATTTTTGAATTCGTCAACCCGGCTTATTGTCGGTTTTACGGCTATCGCCCCGACGAACTCCTCGGCCAACACTTCACCATGGTGGTGCCACCCGAGAACAAGTCCCTGATGAGGGAGTTGCACGATCGCTTCATCGCCGGGCATAACGAAGTGCGCGGAGAGTGGGAGGTACTCGACCGCGACGGCAACACCAAGCAGATCATGGCCGACGCGACGCACATCAGAGGCAACGACGGGCAGCCGCGCAAGGTGACCTTCATCATGGATATCACCGAGCGCATCCGCCACGAGCGCATGCGCGAGGATGTCGAGCGGCTGATGCGCCATGACCTTCGCACACCTTTAAACGCCATCATCAACATTCCAGCACTCATCTGCGAGGATGCCAATGTCAGCGACGAACAGCGCGAGTTGCTCGACATCGTTGAGCGCTCGGCGCGCACCATGGTGGAGATGATCGACGCGTCGCTGAATCTCTACAAGCTTGAGGCCGGCAGCTACCCGCTGCAAGGCGAGCCTCTGGACCTGCTCGAATTGTTGTCGCGGGTATTAGTGGACTGTGAACGGGCCACCGCCCGCAGAGGACAGCAGGGTCAGCTGCTGCTCGGTGATCGGCCCGTGACTTCGACCGACCGTTGCAGTCTGCGTGGTGAGCCGCTGTTGTATTACAACCTGTTCGCCAATCTGACAAAAAACGCCTTCGAGGCGACTCCCACCGATGGCCAGATCAGCCTGCGCGTGATGTGCCGGAGCAATGGTGCGCGCGTTGAAATCCACAACCAGGGCTGCATCCCGGCGGAGATTCAGCCAAAATTCTTCGACAAATACGTCACTCAGGGAAAAAGTACCGGCAACGGCCTGGGCACCTACTCCGCCCGGCTTATTGTCGATGCTGTTGGCGGCAGCATCGGCTTTCACAGCTCAGAAGATACCGGCACCCTGCTCTGGGTGGAACTGCCAGACGACAGTTGCAGGGCGGACTCCGCCGGCTGA
- a CDS encoding fused response regulator/phosphatase, with protein MNTPDTQAQPDKVAAATSRGKALVVDDEPTNCRLLTQMLLREGFDTVEAHNGEEAIAKFDTEHVDIVFMDVMMPGMDGFEATRIIKARTGSQFVPVIFLTALRDEKSLIQCTEAGGDDFLSKPFSFGILKARIRAMERVRNLQRAVARKNEALSALIEKDQEEQKLAERLLSRAVNTRNAATGRYHHVQRPATTFSGDLVLSQYLPDGGLRILIADFTGHGLAAAIGAMPVSDIFHTMTLKGADDERVLSEINRKLYQLLPADRFMAAWLISISHTGTTLRWWNGGMPSGWMQTRHGLVELGSHSLPLGIMHPLPEQEHANYLQAEPTDRLLLMSDGLLETGTNPDGKMFEDTGFQKVLDCWSYGEPVMESLIQSLDDLRSGDPLDDITIVEIPLGSSEYTGPQLPKAALQQSGWEWSIELADARLDALPLLEEMLGPLGLLEGMHNHAGALQTIITELYTNALEHGVLKLESKMKSTPDGFELYYRERERRLAMPTPGWIKLSLSYQPSSGHGGRIRIMVRDSGSGFNDQQPEQTDASQPWGRGIKLVRDLCESVHYGHDGAEVVVTYAW; from the coding sequence ATGAATACACCCGACACCCAGGCGCAACCGGACAAGGTGGCGGCCGCTACCTCGCGCGGCAAGGCACTGGTGGTTGACGACGAGCCAACCAACTGCCGCCTGCTAACCCAGATGCTGCTGCGCGAGGGCTTCGACACGGTCGAGGCGCACAACGGCGAGGAGGCCATCGCCAAGTTCGACACCGAGCACGTCGATATCGTATTTATGGACGTGATGATGCCTGGCATGGACGGGTTTGAGGCTACACGCATCATCAAAGCGCGCACAGGCAGCCAATTCGTGCCGGTGATTTTTCTCACCGCGCTGCGCGACGAGAAATCCCTGATTCAATGCACCGAGGCCGGCGGCGACGACTTCCTGTCCAAGCCCTTCAGTTTTGGCATCCTCAAGGCACGCATCCGCGCCATGGAGCGAGTGCGTAATCTCCAGCGCGCCGTTGCGAGAAAAAACGAGGCGCTGTCCGCTCTGATCGAAAAAGACCAGGAAGAACAAAAGCTCGCCGAGCGCCTGCTGAGCCGCGCCGTCAATACCCGCAACGCCGCCACCGGGCGCTACCATCATGTCCAGCGGCCCGCCACCACCTTCAGCGGCGACTTGGTGCTGTCCCAGTACCTGCCTGATGGCGGCCTGCGCATTCTGATCGCTGACTTTACCGGCCACGGCCTTGCCGCCGCCATTGGTGCCATGCCGGTCTCGGACATTTTCCACACCATGACCCTCAAGGGCGCCGACGACGAGCGCGTGCTGTCCGAGATCAACCGCAAGCTCTATCAGTTATTACCAGCGGATCGGTTCATGGCCGCCTGGCTGATTTCCATTTCGCACACCGGAACCACCCTGCGCTGGTGGAACGGCGGCATGCCAAGCGGCTGGATGCAGACCCGTCATGGACTCGTCGAGCTTGGCTCCCACAGCCTGCCACTCGGCATCATGCATCCCCTGCCCGAACAGGAGCATGCCAATTACCTCCAGGCAGAACCAACAGATCGCCTGCTGCTAATGAGCGATGGCCTGCTCGAGACCGGCACCAACCCCGACGGGAAAATGTTCGAGGACACCGGCTTTCAGAAGGTGCTGGATTGCTGGAGCTACGGCGAGCCAGTCATGGAGTCCCTGATCCAATCGCTCGACGATCTGCGCAGCGGCGACCCGCTCGATGACATCACCATTGTGGAAATCCCGCTCGGCAGCTCGGAATACACCGGCCCCCAGTTACCCAAGGCGGCGCTGCAACAATCTGGATGGGAATGGTCCATTGAGCTGGCCGACGCCCGCCTTGATGCCTTGCCGTTGCTTGAAGAAATGCTCGGACCCCTAGGGCTGCTCGAGGGCATGCACAACCATGCCGGCGCGCTTCAGACCATTATCACCGAGCTTTACACCAACGCACTCGAGCACGGGGTTCTGAAGCTTGAATCCAAGATGAAATCCACGCCCGATGGCTTTGAGCTTTACTACCGCGAGCGCGAGCGCCGCCTGGCCATGCCCACGCCGGGCTGGATCAAGCTCAGCCTGAGCTACCAGCCAAGCTCCGGCCACGGAGGGCGCATTCGGATAATGGTGCGCGACAGCGGCTCGGGTTTTAATGACCAGCAACCCGAGCAAACCGATGCGTCCCAGCCCTGGGGTCGTGGCATAAAGCTTGTGCGTGATCTGTGCGAATCGGTCCACTACGGGCACGATGGCGCCGAAGTTGTGGTCACCTACGCCTGGTGA
- a CDS encoding STAS domain-containing protein, protein MSITRHIDESKQQVVIKIDGRFDFAQHKAFRDAYRDIPAGSKTYVVDLSATSYLDSSALGMLLLLREHAGGDSSPVKIQGCGEDVQRVLKIANFEKLFHIG, encoded by the coding sequence ATGAGTATCACCCGCCATATCGATGAATCCAAACAGCAAGTTGTCATCAAAATTGATGGCCGCTTTGACTTTGCGCAGCACAAGGCTTTCCGCGATGCTTACCGCGACATTCCCGCTGGTAGCAAGACCTATGTGGTCGACCTGTCTGCCACCTCCTACCTCGACAGCTCCGCCCTCGGCATGCTGTTGCTGCTGCGTGAGCATGCCGGCGGCGATTCTTCGCCGGTAAAAATTCAAGGCTGCGGCGAGGACGTTCAGCGGGTGCTGAAAATTGCCAATTTCGAAAAGCTCTTCCACATCGGATGA
- a CDS encoding methyl-accepting chemotaxis protein yields MQISEFNWGQLGHYLPALGVSGVLLLQSLLLPNLAPAWVSLLAVVAVWAYQAWRHQPSDQNASVSSNAEVANARNLAESRRWDHELWSLVVDVDDLIKGEITELREMVNQTLGLISNAVSDLQNSFSGMLTESESQQRLVNELMQGDDSGSPQDQHIDVNDFLSENSILLSENVERLINMGKNSVEVAHQVDDLSTQMDGIFTLLDSANSIARQTNLLALNAAIEAARAGESGRGFAVVAQEIRKLSQDSSQFNEEIRAQVQESQRIFTHTRDIVGRMASQDMSTSINAKGKMDEMTEKVQAFNAVVASGIDEMGTVVERLREYVNSALRLLQFEDITRQVLERAEKRINFLDRFADELHQLPLAQSDETGDQVDTAKSRLEALRAEVAEAAHRAVSQQDMGAGELELF; encoded by the coding sequence TTGCAGATATCGGAATTCAACTGGGGCCAGCTGGGTCATTACCTGCCGGCGCTGGGCGTCAGCGGCGTCCTGCTCCTGCAAAGCTTGCTGCTCCCCAACCTCGCGCCCGCCTGGGTGAGCTTGCTTGCGGTGGTCGCTGTCTGGGCCTACCAGGCCTGGCGGCATCAACCTAGCGATCAGAACGCGTCCGTCTCCTCAAATGCTGAGGTCGCCAACGCCAGAAACCTGGCGGAATCCCGCCGCTGGGACCACGAACTCTGGAGTTTGGTGGTCGATGTCGATGATCTCATCAAGGGCGAAATCACCGAGCTGCGCGAGATGGTCAATCAGACGCTCGGGTTGATTTCCAACGCGGTCAGCGACCTGCAAAACAGCTTCTCGGGCATGCTGACGGAGTCGGAATCCCAACAACGCCTCGTTAATGAGTTGATGCAGGGAGACGACTCAGGCTCGCCGCAGGACCAGCACATCGACGTGAACGATTTTCTTTCCGAAAACAGCATCCTGCTATCGGAGAACGTCGAGCGACTGATCAACATGGGCAAAAACAGCGTCGAGGTGGCCCATCAGGTCGATGATCTCTCCACCCAAATGGACGGCATTTTCACTCTGCTTGACAGCGCCAACAGCATTGCCCGCCAGACCAACCTGCTCGCCCTCAATGCCGCGATTGAAGCCGCGCGCGCCGGCGAATCCGGCCGAGGGTTCGCGGTGGTGGCGCAGGAAATTCGCAAGCTCTCCCAGGACTCCAGCCAGTTCAACGAAGAAATTCGCGCGCAAGTGCAGGAATCACAGCGGATTTTCACCCACACCCGCGACATCGTCGGGCGCATGGCCTCGCAGGACATGAGCACTTCCATCAACGCCAAGGGCAAGATGGACGAAATGACCGAGAAGGTGCAGGCATTCAACGCGGTGGTCGCCTCGGGTATCGACGAGATGGGCACCGTCGTCGAGCGCCTGCGCGAATACGTCAATTCCGCTCTGCGGCTGCTGCAATTTGAGGACATCACCCGCCAGGTGCTTGAACGCGCCGAGAAGCGGATCAACTTTCTTGATCGATTCGCCGACGAACTCCATCAACTGCCGCTGGCCCAAAGCGACGAGACCGGCGACCAGGTCGACACCGCCAAGTCGCGCCTCGAAGCTCTGCGCGCCGAGGTGGCAGAAGCAGCGCACCGCGCCGTCAGCCAGCAGGACATGGGCGCCGGGGAGCTTGAACTATTCTGA
- the tsaA gene encoding tRNA (N6-threonylcarbamoyladenosine(37)-N6)-methyltransferase TrmO yields the protein MASTEPKDPDWPKEVHFRPIGRICSPFDEKFGIPRQARLAPAARARLELLPPYDREEAFSGLEGFSHLWLVFVFHQDCLTAGWQPMVRPPRLGGRAKVGVFASRSPYRPNPIGLSAVRYHGLERNQQGLALHLGGVDLLNGTPVLDIKPYVPYADALPDASAGFTAALDDRRWPVVFSDQASQELASADPGGQLDLRALIEQVIGLDPRPGYMDRYPQRDTFAVRLHGCNIHWQIDDQHAMVTRIIPMHSAH from the coding sequence ATGGCCTCGACCGAACCCAAGGATCCAGACTGGCCCAAAGAGGTCCATTTTCGCCCCATCGGGCGAATTTGCTCGCCTTTCGATGAAAAATTTGGCATTCCGCGCCAGGCGCGTCTGGCGCCGGCTGCGCGCGCCAGACTGGAGCTGTTGCCGCCTTATGATCGCGAAGAGGCGTTTAGCGGTCTTGAGGGCTTCTCGCACCTGTGGCTCGTCTTTGTCTTTCATCAGGACTGCCTCACGGCCGGCTGGCAGCCCATGGTGCGACCGCCACGCCTGGGTGGACGCGCCAAGGTGGGTGTTTTTGCCAGCCGCTCGCCTTACCGCCCCAATCCTATCGGCCTGTCGGCGGTGAGATACCATGGCCTTGAGCGCAATCAGCAGGGGCTGGCGCTACATCTGGGCGGCGTCGATCTGCTCAACGGCACCCCGGTGCTCGACATCAAGCCCTATGTGCCCTATGCCGATGCCCTGCCCGATGCCAGCGCCGGCTTTACCGCCGCCCTGGACGACAGGCGCTGGCCGGTTGTCTTTAGCGACCAAGCCAGCCAGGAGCTTGCCAGCGCTGATCCGGGTGGACAATTGGATTTGCGCGCACTGATCGAACAAGTCATCGGCCTTGATCCGCGTCCGGGCTACATGGACCGCTACCCGCAGCGCGATACCTTCGCCGTGCGTTTGCATGGATGCAACATCCACTGGCAGATTGACGATCAGCATGCCATGGTGACCCGAATCATCCCAATGCACTCAGCCCATTGA